A region of the Falco rusticolus isolate bFalRus1 chromosome 6, bFalRus1.pri, whole genome shotgun sequence genome:
ATAAGTGCCAGAActcaacagaaaacaatgttgacttgtggttttggttgtggatttgtggtggggttttttttgagggtgAGGGGCAAGTATGCACCTGTCCTTGACATGATGGTACTCAAATCTTTCTTAATTTAGAAGACAGTAAGCATTTTggtgaaatgttaaaaatactaaaGTAATTTGTGTCAAATGAAGGGGGACTCTTCTAGAAACCAACTTTGATCATGTGCTAGTCTACATTCATTTGAACAACATGCATTTTAACATGGCTCAGTGGAAAGTCACAGCTAGGAGCTATGAATATAGGTCACTCAGGATGGGAGACTGTATTTTGGAAAGCATAGACTCAGAAAATGATCTGGAGCTCTGCTGTATTACCAGTTGAGCATGAAATTGTAGTACAATGCAGTGGCTTATGGAATAAACGCTATCTTTGGGTAGCTTAGCAGGGTTATGTTATTACTGCTATATAGTATTAGAGGGACAATTACAGCAGTATTATGTCCTGTTCTGgggactgtttttaaaagcaatactGCCAAGCTGGAAAGATAATAAGACAGCCAGAGAATGCCTATAGCTCTGACTAGCATAACTTACTGAAACTAAAGAACCAAGGTGAAGCGTGGAATTAGTGTTTACACTTCTGTGTTATAAAGGATGTTTGTCAAAAAAGattacaaaaagatttttagatTTAGATTTGCTAACTAAAAAAGTTAGCAAGAAGAGATTGTTAGATTCAAtagcttaaaacaaaacaatatttttttttaatcaaacagttgtttgctttttttttactgaggtCACAGGAATGACTTGCTTGGGAATGCACTGGGTTTTTCTAATGTGTTGTCTTAAAAGTCTGGGTGCTCTTTCAGATGAAGTGTCTCCTCAGCTGAATGTTATGGACTTTGTGAAATTGCATGGGCTGTGTCATAGAAGAGAATGAACTAAATATTATAGGTATCCCTTTGAGAGAGAGGTGCAGCTGGTGagcaaggagggagggagacaaAGCAGGAAGGAGTTACTGTGGTGAACTGTTGAGTCAGTCCCTTGACACAGATGGCCTAGGGACCTGTTAACAAGTCCTGTCCTTCCTGAGGGTCCAGGCTCAGCTAGGAAAAATGAGGAGACTGTACAACACTTGTGTAAGGGATGATGGAGCAACATTTATGCAGTGAGAAGAGACCAAACTCTGTGTACCTGACATCTGTTGTGATCATCAGTTTATGGTCGGTTTTGACTCTGGAAAATCTGTTTGCTTACATGCTTCTTACCCATTGCTCATTACCCTTGCCCTCTGTTTTCCAAATGCCTGCCTACTTTCCATCCTCCCCTTCATCTTGGCTTGCTCTTACTCCTATTGTCACCTTTGCTTTTGTCTCAGTTATGTGTATGCCAGCTCTCAGTCTGTCCATAAAGCTCTGCTTATGTTGCATGAAGGCCTGTGTCTTGGGCTTGCTTGGAATGTCATTTATTGGAAAAACAACAGTCCTAAAGGCTTTGGATTGTTTTTTGGTAATCAGCATTTAGGAATTTTGTAGAATGGTTCGGGAATTGTGTATAGAGGTAactttttttatgttcttcataatttttctgtgaagtttaCCATCGCTTTTAAAGTCAATAGAGTTGTTCCATGAGGGTATACCTGATAGTGGTATGCAAGGTAAAATTGTTTGAAAACCCGTGGAGGGTTACATATGTATTGTGTGTATATGGAAGAACTTGAGAAAAAATTACTGGGCACAGTCCAGTGAGATAAGAGCCCAGATGAACTACAGATGCTATGGTGAAAGATATGGGTAGAGCAAGGCACCTCAGTAGTCAACCTTCATTCTGTTTTTGGAGGCCTGCTTAGAACAGACTTcaaacaaattattctttttgccttcttttatGCAATAATAGTGGTGCACCATATAAATGTCACGACATCGACATTTGTGTTTCTAACaagcttttgtttcagtgacAGGCTTTCCTGTGACTTGTGCTTCATAGTATACCTTTCTGTGGCCTTCGCCGAAGTCTGATAGATACTGGAGCTTGGtatttgtgatttaaaaagcaaatggcCCCTCCTCATCTTTGACAGAGAAATCAGAACTCTTTAGCAAACAGGATAAATGCAAAGTCTCTCTGCTGTTACTGACTGCCACAACTTAAATTTACTTGTTCCTTGATTGTGTCTGTAAGTTTGGTTCTAAATGCTAAGGTCTGAGATGGGTGATTCCTACCGGCAGGCTGGATGCTGCCATTAACGTTGGCCAAGCAAATGAAGCTCACTCTCCTTTCCTAGTTCTGTACATACAAAGCTGCTGGTCTTACTGCAGCCTGAGCTGTTCCTTGGTATCAAGAGATCAGGATCACTTCTCCTAAAAGGCTTGTCAGAGTGGTTGAtcaatgatttttattttctttttaatgaaacctTATTCTTTGTCTTAATTTGCTAAATGTGATACACTgtccatttgctttcttcaaatATGTGGTCTTTGATTTAGAAAACTTTGAAAGCTGTGCTTTTCATTGAAATGTGTTGACTGCTTTTGGACATTCTTGCCATCTGGGTACTTTTGTAATTTAGCCTGTTGGTTTGAAGTTGTCTGAACAGTAATTGCTTGCTTCCTGAATCTGTTCTTCCGAAATGAACTTGGCTTTATGAATTAACTTAGGCCAAAACCCAATCAAGAGGAAACACTCAACCCCCCCCATTCTCTTTGTAGCTTgatgaaaacatcttttaataTTCTCAAACATATGGGTTTGTCTTTGGCCTATGGGATTTATTCCCAGTGGTTTGCACAGTATCTAGTCATCCTATATAGCTTACTATAATCTTTCAGCAAGAAGTTactttttcattgcaaaataagTTAATAGggatatataattttttaaataaagaaaaataaaattaactaaCCTGATAGTGATAACATAGTTTATAATGCTTGTGATTAACAttgtaagcatttttttttcttctagttaaGCATctttgcaatgtatttttttccttgttgggATTATTTAGAAAGTCTTCAGTTCACAAAATATATACAGCCTACAGCTGTGAAGCATCTGGAAAAAGTTAAATGTTAAGCTTGTATTCTTCTCAGAAGGAAGAGTAGTTCTTTTGAGatacaaaattgtttttcatttcactgcatATATTCTTAATGCAACTTTTTGGCTCAGGGAGTATCTTGCTCTTAAATAGGGGGTAAGTGGAACTTATGGTTTTCATACTGGTTCCAAAATTTTGGTTTGGAATTTTTTGTAGGTATCCTGCCATCTTGTAGTTACCTAAACTTTTGGGGAGTGAGGTGATTTGTTACCTCTGGTCTTAGGTGTATGCCTTgcttttacagatttttctcatgttttcccAGGCTGTGAAACATTTCTCCTGTACTTGTCTAGGTCTCAGAAACACTGTTGCAAGGTGGATGATTTACAGGAAGAACTGCATGCCAGGCATGTAGATAGAGCCCGCTGTACACAGCGTCAAGTGTGAGATTCCACTAGTAATGCATTATAGGAACAATGAAACTGGAAcaacagtggagaaaaatatCCCCCCCAGTGCAATTTGTAAATTGTTTCAAGCTTGCTGCTCGCTTATTTTAGTATCTCTTTCACTTCTTGCAACACCATTTCAGTAGCATTATCTAATATCATAAATGCTAGTCCATCAGTTATCTGAATTAGCATAGCTGTTGTTACAGTTAGAAAGTTTCTGGGTAGTCTGTTTTGCATTCCTGCAGGTTCCTGCCATTGCATTTAGAAGTGCCAATGATCTGAAAAGCTTGACTTGCATTCCAGCTTTGTGAAAGCCCTATGAAGTGTTCTTACTTCAGTTGCACATTAAttctttatttacataaaatagcTTTGTGGAAGTTTGTGAAAGATATGGCACGTTGCTTGCATGTGGTCACCTGCAAGCCTCTGGGGTGCTGTATAGCCATTGCCAAAGAAATTTATACTCATTACAAATGAGAGTTGTGTTATCAAAACACTTATCATAGGGAGATGAGCATTTTGtattgaaaatttttttctggctctgaTGGAAATGTTGAGTTTTGTAACAGGTGTATGCTTTGTCAGtgtgaaacaaaacagctgttctAGCTTGAGCTTGTTTTGTTAATGTACAAATTGCAGTTAAGTTttcaaaaccttattttttttctgaactgggCTCCCACCAGCTTTATTGATGTTTCTTGGCCTGGGCTGATGGAGTGGTGCTGCTGTCTGGGAGGCCTGCTGGAGGACTTGCTGATTTGTGTGGTGGTTCTGCGTGATGTGGCTTTTCCATTGGCTCAGTGACAAATGAGGGTCACTGCTACACAAGGAGTATgggcatatatatatatatatatatatatatataaaaccttTACTACTGTATTCTTGATCTTTAATGTTATCTGTGTAGTGGTAAATCCATACCTACTGGATTTTCTGGTGTTACTGAAATTGGGAGGCTGGCAGAACTGCACTGGTTCACAGCACAGACTTTAAGCACAGCCTGGATGGGCAGTAAAGGAGTACTTATATTTTCCTGGAGTTACTGGATATTCCTCTTAAAACTATTGagtatttttagattaaatgtGAATGAGgatgagaaaagcagaatagaATTTAGGaagacttgttttaaaaatataatctaatgtttcctttcagattaTAAAAACACTTAAGGTACTACAGGATTTGGATATGTCACTGGATATTCTAGTGGTAAGTGACCAAAAATACATTCAACTCTTCCGTAGTGAATTACTGTGTAAATGTCAGGGGTCTCCAATCACAGAAGCAGTGAACATGttgcattttgttattttgagtCTTAATCATGATTCATTTAGAGTTACGTACAAGGAACCATGGAACCTTTTCCAAAAGCCAGCTGGAAGCTGGGCATAGAACTTGACAAACACAGTATTATGCCAACAATGATAGTACTGAGCAGGAATCTGAGCATATAGAGAGTACTTTGCTAGTCAGGGTTGGTTTGTTCTCACTGTAGAACTATTTTCCAGTCAATGCTTAAGTCAAAGCAAATATGAGTGAACCATTCTTTAGGTCAGTTGTCTAAATCTAGCTTTTACTAGCAGCTTGAAGTTACTTTCATTTAAAGAGTAGTTATCCCAAGTAAGGATGCTTGTGACTTGGACCCTTACCAAACCTGCATCCTATCAAATCTTACATTAGAAATTCTTACCATGGTCTCTGAAGCGTCTAGTTAATATGAGCAACGTGTCTGTAttttgggaagaagaaaaatgtgggttttgtgAGAGAGTTCTttgaagaagaagagaaaaatatggtAATTAAAGTAATTGGCTGGCCTATTCAGGCAAAAGCATTTACCTGCCTAAACATGGGTAGACTTCTACTGGAATACAGTAATATTTATGTATTCttattggaaaacaaaataatcttaCATTGCAGTTAGTTGTTTAAAATGACAAAGCGCTTCTGCAGGCAATTCCTGTTTCCAGCAAACTTGTGTGTCTTATGTGACAGACTTTGATGGAAAACTTCAAGTCAAATAGAGGAGAGAGATGTCTTACAACTGAGGActccacatatttttttaacacatttgaAGAACATAAGGAActtatgttttttcttgcatctcTTTGCAATACACTAACCTACCAAACCATTACTGCTCAAATTATATAGAAGCTATATATCCTTAAAATGAATTTAAGGAAGACCTTTCTAAGCTGTGAGCTGATTATGTGGGAATACCATGCGTATAGCTCTAGCTCAGACTTCACAGAAATATCATTTCACTAGTTAGCAGGAACATTAAGAGGCTGCTGCTAACCTGGTGAATTCCAGGTTTTGTGTGCATCTTAAAACTGAGAGTTTGTGAATCGGAGATACCAATAAGACAGGATTAAAAAAGTCACCTGTGATTCTCTGTACACTCAATGTCTGCGAGATTAAGTGCTTAAGTAACGTAAAACTCACTAGAGCAAGACTTGAAGGCACAATGGTAACGTGAAAATATTTGTActgggggaaaacagaaaacgACGGATTTTAAATGtcaagagggtttttttgcttcctgtGCTGAAACTGAGTTTAGTCATGAACTCTGCTCCTCAGACCCTCTACTGCTCCTGGTTGAGATGcatttttgattaaaatatgtatattgtATGTGGTCCCTAACATGCTAAAATGTACCTGCATAAGCCTAAAAGGAATTTGAATTGATTACTCTAATTCACTGGAGCAATATGCATTTTGTGGGCGTAAGCGTCTGAGCCAAGTGAAATTCCTGAAACACATACATTTAATGGAGGAAAATGACTTCTCTTAGTTTTGTGAATTAAGACTTCATTTTGTTCCCCATATTTGGTTATAAATACCTACCTTTCCTTCAGTTCTGTCCACAGTATAAAGCgtgcatttatttcttcagctgctgtagGACTGCTCTGACTACTACACTAATACTGTTTGTAGCAGTTTTAGAGAAGGTTGTATTTGGGATGTTAGTCATGATTTATTCTGTACATCTCTCTTGCACTGTCTTCAACAGGAAACTGGCATAGGCAAAACAGTTAATGGTTTTAGGAAACATGCCACTGCTGGGAATGCAGCTAAAACCCTGgtaaaacaatggaaaaaactTACTCATCCAGAAAGTAAGAGGTAAGTATGAACTAACTTctagaaaaaagttaattatacGGCAGTGTAACTTCATAAAACACAAACTGGAAAGCTTAGGAAAGTGTTTAGAATGACAAATGTGCATTAGGGCAAATGCATAAATTGTGTGGAAGAAATGAGTCTGTCTTTtataaaataccaaaacaaatcAGAGCAACCAGTATTGGTTGGTTAGCCAGCCAGCACTCAGACTTTAGCTATATTTTTTCTGACTGGCACAGTTCTTGGTTCCCAGCTGGTGCAAGCAGGACTAAGCTGATGACTGGGCACTGCTCCCCACTTCAGGGAAGTGGGAAGCTTGCTCTTTCTTCCCAGTGGTCGTAGTGAAATGAGGCAGCTCTCCAGTGATTTGGTTGTATTGAGGACTTTCCTGTAATGTTCTTGTAGACTGAGAGGGGCTTCCCATGTTGGGGAAGTCACACTGAAGAGATGCAAAGCAGTCACCACTGCTGTGGCTGGGCGGACTGTGCTTTAGGCGTTATGCAGACCTCTGGCAATTTGAGGCAGTTAAAATGAGGAAGCCAAAGGTTTAGATTGATTaaattgtatgtttttaaatctGAAGTTGTTCAAACAATAGAAAAGTGCAATACCAGAATCCATGATAAGCAAAGCATAAAGGTTGACCTGTTGTAATCTGTATCACCTACAGAGCACGTCAAAATTCTGTCTCCTAGTTATCTCAAGTACCATGTCTGTATTATAAAGCACGCAGGGAAACTTGGGTAAAAAGTGGTGTCCAACATGTTATAAGCAAATAGTACTGTCGGGTATGTTTTCCTACTGATGGTTATGTCCCTGCTCCCCACTTGTCTTGCTGTCAATTCTTGTAGCAGTATTTAGTGGTGCTGGACCCAGTAGCTGTTTGTCTAGGGTTCTCTAGCGGTAATGGAAGAATAAGAGCACAACTCTGGGTCTTGTGAAATTATGACATGTGGTGTGATTTTAGTGCTTTTAGTTTTACTAATACGGGTAAAACTAAAAAAGTATggatgtgatttatttttatgttgcagtagtcacagaggaagaaagcaaaattttgaaaaagaaaaagatgagacaAAATCTTCCGTTTCCAAGATGAAGCCTTCGGAGAAGTCCAAAGCATCTGTACTGGCCTCCAGAAGTTCTGGTAGCACTCCTGCTTCTAAAAAGTTGAATAAGTGGCATACTTGCGAAAAGGCCCACCAAAGTAGAGATTCTGAGTCTCAAAAAGAATGTGACAATAAAGAATGTAGCGGCAGTGGTTCTCAGCGTGCTTCCCAGGGTACCAATCCTCAAGCTAAAGAAAGTGAATTCAAAGAGAGAACCTCTGTGGACAGCAAGAAAGTTTCAGAAGAGCAGTGTTCCTCTGTAGCTAATAAAGACTTATCATCCCTGAAGGAAAAGCCTAGTAAGGATACTTCCAAGCAGAGAAGTCCTAAGCATGtgaagaaaccaaaacaaaaacttgtcataaaaagcaaagccaaattACCTAGTGATGAGGAATTTGAGCCCCCAGCTATGTCTTTTGAATCTTATCTTAACTATGATCAGGttcccaaaaaaagaaagaggaaggccAGTTCTACAGGTGAACGGCCAAAGAAATGCAGTGAACAGAACAACAACTTACTACCACAAAAGACTTCAAAATTTTCTCATgcaaaaggaggagaggaagatgtAAAAAGCCATGAGGGTGATCGATCAGAAACTCCCAATAAAAAGGTAAACCATGGCATGGTTGAGATAATAGCAAATAAACTGCAGATAAGTGCTTCGGACTCTTATTTTCCAGTGAAGTTAATCTCTGGTTATTTTAAGCAACAGACTGCACGGCTCTGACACACCAGCTGCATTACAATTGCTAATAATTGCAGTAActgggacaaaaaaaatgaTTGTTTATTGCAAACTGGCAGTTTACAATTGACTTGTCTTGGTTTATTAGGATAATTTCCAATATGGAAATACTCTTTGATCCATATCATCTAATCTGCTTTTTACCTCCAAAGTAAAGGTACCTTTGGAAGGATGTTCCCTTCGGTTCTTGAGCGGCCTGGTTTGTGACTGTAGCAGCTGTTCTATGTATAGCATAGTCACTTTGTCAGATGCTGTGGTTCTTTAATAGTGAACATTAAGGTCTGAAGTGGAActaaactttcttcttttaatgcatTGAAATAAACCACGGTATTGCATATAAAAATAGCTTATACATGTTTGTATGTGGACTACCCTAGTTCCTTGAAGTGGAACAAACTTAAGGAGCTCCTCTGAGCCAAGGTAGATCTAAACATGTTAATTAGACCGTTTACACAAAAGCTTTTGTGCACTGGGAATTACAGGTCTCTCCAGTCTTTTATCTTTACTGTGATGTGAAAGCTCCAGGCTTTACTTGTTGTGGAAGATCTACAATCTGAATGTGGCATCTTCTGTCTCAAATGGAGTAACATTAATGTAGAGGCTTGTATATAATACTCTAGcataaactgagaaaaaatcTCAGATGTTCAAGCAGTCATGAAAAGTTAGAAAGATACTGAAATGAAGTTCAGGGAGACACAAGTTTTGGGCTGTAAGTGCCTGGCTTATAACTGGAGAACACCTAAGACCCAATTTAGATGTTGGACATAATGCTGAGCATTTGCAGGGACCTGTATTTACCAGACTGCTGGAtctttaaatctctttttaagGGGTTAGCTGTGAAAGTTTAAGCTACATGTGTTACCTAGCACAATATAGGAGACTTGATGGGACAAGctgtttcttgtctttcaggATGGCatttagtttgcttttaaacatgTAATTGGTTTTGTCATCTTGCAGTTTTGTCTCATTCACTGCATACTTCTAACCTCAATAGTGATTGATGTGAAAGCCTGTTAGTTGAACACATCTACTTTATTCTTTCACCTGTTCTTGTGCACCGATCGCAGATACCCCACTGAGTTCCTTTTGTGATGTAGTCTTGGTAAGGTATGAAAGGGTATGCTGGAAAGTAATCCAGTGAATAAATTTCGGTGCAGAAAACCAGTAATTCCAGTTATCCTGGTTTACTTTAGGGTTTGCTTAAGGGTGGTTATTTTTGTAGCTTATCTTAAGCCTCAGTAAACCCAAATTTGTAATGTTGAAGCAATGTTTCCTTGACTGTGCACAGGCCAAGGTTGCATCCCTCCAAGATCTCCTTAATACTCCATTGCCTAAATTTCTGACGGGCATCTCGGTCTCATCTGCCTCATATGCTGCAGACTTTGAAGGTAAGTAGTATGCAAGGCTGATATATGTGGAATAATGcaggttttcatttctgtgtggaGATGTCTTTATCCACTTTGCTGATAAACTATATTAGCTCATCTGTCAGTGCAAAGAAATGCCTCACCTTCAGCTACAACATGATTTCTACAGATAAAGTGGAGGGAGTTAGAAAGGCTTCCCTCTTACGGCTTGCAGAATGAAGAAATACGTGGAAGGTTACCACAGATGTAGAGAAAGCATAGATCAGGTGGTACTTCTACAGGCTCTATTTGTCTTTACTTCTGTCTATACCTTGTAGCAGGTAAAACCTTAGTAAAAATTATCTTAGGTGAAACAAATACAGGAGGCACTAGGCCTAGCTTTGGCATAGGAAATTGCTAGCATCTTTATAGGTAGATGACAAAGTGCCAGTGATTTTCCCTAGCAGCTTTTGTGAGGTTTCGGTGGCTTCGTATGAATCTGGTCTTGAAGCATCACTGCTGTTGAGGCTTCTGGCTTCTCCAGGATAACTCGGGAAGATCAATAATGTGCTGTAGACTGGTAACAGAGTAATCTAGATGTGAATACAGCTCATGTAAGGCTGGTTTGAGTTGGTGCAGCTCGTTTGGAATGTGCATCCTGTCTTAGTGTTAGATGAATGATCTTCTGTAACATGTAATATCTGTAAGGGCCCCAAACTGTGATGCAGTAACtttgtatttcaagaaaaattaatatatatgtCCTACTAGCTGTGTTTCTCAAAGCTGAATGTTTAAAGCATTGTAAAATTTCAGGAGAGAGATTAAGCCTCGTCTGATGTTTTGTTCGCAGCTTCCCTAGCACCTGTTGTAGAAGCACCCCAGCAAGTCAGAGAGACAGTTCAATTCACAGGGCGGAGACTGAACTCTAAAATGCAAGTTTACTCTGGCTCTAAAACAGTCTGTCTTTCGAAGATGCTTACACTGTATGAACAGTGCATCCGTGTGCTTCAAAATAATATCGATTGTGAGTACTTCAAGTGATTTCTAGTAGGCTGTGCCTGAAAGTgtatcagatttcttttttttttttttttcctctccatgcCAGCAACTGGCTTACTAAAAGATATTGCCCCTCCCGACAAATGGTGACTCAGAGCAGGTTGAAAGGcgccttaaaaaaaaaaaaagggatttatgGCTGGCTAAAATGTAGTCTTGCTTTGAAAGCTTACCTTTTTATAAAGttccaattttatttaaaatacaatgtcCTATAAATTATAAACCCAAAAGCCTgctgtgtgtggtgttttttttttcttcaggatgtTTATTTGCATAAATTAGAATGAGTGATCAAGAAATCGTTTATTCCCTTGTGTGGGCAGAGAGGGGAGTGATGCACATAAGTAAAGTTGAGGCAATAGCTGTTCAAAGATGCTTTCTCCATCCTAAAATATAACTGCCAGTCAGTATGGAACTGCTGACTTAGATTTTCATAGCCTAACTCCAAAACATGTGTTCTGTTAGTGTTTACTGAAATtaacttccatttttatttttaaaccgTTTGAGTGGTGTTACCCACTGAGTAAAACGAGATACTGAAAGTACTGTCCTCTTTTTGTAGCGCTACATGAAGTAGGAGGTGTGCCATTTGAAATTCTTGAGCCTGTGCTAACACGTTGCACACCAGAGCAGTTGTTACGAATAGAGGAATGTAATCCGGTAAATCCTGCATTGTTAAATTGAGGGAACCACAGAGGAAATGAGGCCTCAGTTTCTACCTTCCTTGCACCCTTTTTGATAGATTCTCCATGGGGTACACTGGTTTTCTGTCTTGcatactttttctttgaattcagCTGTCATTAtcaagctttcttttctcaagTGTACGGATTTAAAACATTTGGGAGAATTATTACTGATGACTAAGTGAAAGCCAGCATGGTTAGAAAAGtactgtttctaaaaataagaatacaaaaagaaaaacccacaaaccaccACAGTATTTACTACTGAAATAGCCAGGAAAGTCATAATAGAACCAACTGTTTTAAAGTGACAAACTGTTAAGGCTGCAAAGCATACCAGTTGGGAAGTATCTGGGATGAGATTTCATATGTATGGCAGATTTCTTCTCTACACTCTTAGGACTTCAGCTCCATGATGCATTTGGAAAAGAGGTTCTGAGTGTGCAGTACTTCATAGTGCAAGTTAGCTATTTCTCTGCATGCCTAAAGTTGAGAGCTCATGTGGCCTGAGCCTGTGCTGGAAATGCAAGCCTGAACTGTAAGCATAGCTTATTAACTCAGCTATAGAGTTCTGCTATTTGAAGCTGTATAACTTCTAGACTGAAGTTGGTATCTCTGCGTGGTATTGCCATGCTCAGTGTTGGAAGCACCTCTGACACCATGTGTGGTGGGATTTGTTCTCTACCTTTCTCTACTGGGGGATTGGGCTTTGTCTACAGGCTCAGCTAACAGGTACTCTTGAAAATGTTACTTCTAAATCTTTGATTTAAGGTATCTTGTATTCAAATTAGACATTTACGGAAGAGTCTGACCACTTGTGGAAGAAACACTGCcagagagattttaaaaaggagagcCTCCTGGAATATGAGTCTTGGCGTGAAATGTACTTGAGACTATTTAatcaaagagaggaaaaactgaagatgcttacaaaaaatattctttcagcTCAGTCAGAGAAACCAAAAGGTAAAATCTGTGGTTTAGCTTTTCCACTTACAAAAACCCAGTCTCTTCTGCTATTCTTGACAGTTAATATGTAGAGTTTAGTGATTTGTTTGCACTAAGCACTAGTGCTGTACCTCTAGGAAAAGTCACGAAGAAAGAACACTGTTCCTTTTAATTTACAGTTGCTTAAAAAAGTACAATATGTCAACGCATCATACTTGCAGCATACAGTAGACAAATCTAAGCAACAATGCAGACTACAAATGTAATTACAAATACCAAAGTTAGtacaaagaaatactgtatgTAGCCTGTACATGATTTTTCATGGTTCAGATACTACTTTGGTACcagattctgcttttctgaatttttttttcccaatttaaACCTAGAAATTGCCACATAACAGTATTATCAACCAAGCTCTGAATATAAAGGGTAAAAAAAGTCATGTatcctcttctccttccttctgtatTAGGCAGGCAAGCAAAAATGGCTTACGTGACCAGTGCAGCAAAACCACCCAGGAACATTCGCCGACAGCAAGCAATCCATGGGACAGCAGGACCTGTCACTCAACC
Encoded here:
- the LOC119150250 gene encoding elongin-A-like — protein: MARRAVLQEGRAVRSGLAGQAAGPGAMAEGRSDARRVLELKERLGSGQEPAEIIKTLKVLQDLDMSLDILVETGIGKTVNGFRKHATAGNAAKTLVKQWKKLTHPESKSSHRGRKQNFEKEKDETKSSVSKMKPSEKSKASVLASRSSGSTPASKKLNKWHTCEKAHQSRDSESQKECDNKECSGSGSQRASQGTNPQAKESEFKERTSVDSKKVSEEQCSSVANKDLSSLKEKPSKDTSKQRSPKHVKKPKQKLVIKSKAKLPSDEEFEPPAMSFESYLNYDQVPKKRKRKASSTGERPKKCSEQNNNLLPQKTSKFSHAKGGEEDVKSHEGDRSETPNKKAKVASLQDLLNTPLPKFLTGISVSSASYAADFEASLAPVVEAPQQVRETVQFTGRRLNSKMQVYSGSKTVCLSKMLTLYEQCIRVLQNNIDSLHEVGGVPFEILEPVLTRCTPEQLLRIEECNPTFTEESDHLWKKHCQRDFKKESLLEYESWREMYLRLFNQREEKLKMLTKNILSAQSEKPKGRQAKMAYVTSAAKPPRNIRRQQAIHGTAGPVTQPHSIEKYKRKIPESRDRNNSSNPIPASNSGSSKSSIMTQDGKKPIKKIAPIMRKTLKALKIRAGRR